One Persicobacter psychrovividus DNA window includes the following coding sequences:
- a CDS encoding formate--tetrahydrofolate ligase: MKTDIQIAREAHLAPIQEIAEKVNIPTEDLYPFGKHIAKVPHTLVDDEKVQKSNLILVTAITPTKSGNGKTLTSIGLTLGLNKLGKKAIVALREPSLGPCFGMKGGAAGGGYAQVVPMEKINLHFTGDFHAITSAHNMISALLDNYQHQNKFTGKLLKEVVWKRVLDVNDRNLRQMVSGVGGNANGITSETGFDITPASEIMAIMCLANDLTDLRIRIENILLGYTADNKAFTVKDLGVAGAIVALLKDAIDPNLVQTTENTPAFVHGGPFANIAHGCNSVLATKLAMTFGEYAVTEAGFGADLGAEKFFNIKCKHAGIAPKATVIVATCPALKMHGGIAEDALKEENLSGVEAGLKNLAKHVENMQNFGQPVVIAMNRFPWDTEAELAIVEQWAKAQGVRFALMTAFNDGGEGGLELAKEVVAAVEENQATLKFSYGENDAVVTKLENIVKNIYGGTGVVLEGRAPLMLRRIKRLGLEHLPVCMAKTQYSFSDNAKAYGVAKDFKITIDDLIINTGAGFIVAKAGAIMRMPGLPKIPAANNIDVIDGQIEGLS; the protein is encoded by the coding sequence ATGAAAACGGACATTCAAATTGCACGTGAGGCGCACCTTGCACCTATTCAAGAAATTGCCGAAAAAGTCAACATCCCTACCGAGGATCTTTACCCTTTCGGGAAGCATATTGCCAAAGTACCACACACTTTGGTGGATGATGAAAAAGTGCAGAAGTCAAACTTAATTTTGGTGACCGCCATTACCCCTACCAAATCAGGAAACGGCAAAACCCTGACGAGCATCGGCCTGACACTGGGTCTCAACAAGCTGGGCAAAAAAGCCATTGTTGCTTTGCGTGAACCGTCCCTTGGCCCTTGTTTTGGAATGAAAGGTGGCGCCGCAGGTGGAGGCTACGCACAGGTGGTACCAATGGAAAAGATCAACCTTCATTTTACGGGAGATTTCCACGCCATTACCTCCGCTCACAATATGATTTCAGCTTTGCTGGACAACTACCAGCATCAGAATAAATTCACTGGAAAACTTCTTAAAGAGGTGGTTTGGAAACGTGTTCTTGACGTAAACGACCGCAACCTTCGCCAAATGGTCTCAGGTGTTGGTGGCAATGCCAACGGTATTACCAGTGAAACAGGCTTTGATATCACGCCTGCTTCTGAAATTATGGCCATTATGTGTTTGGCCAATGACCTTACCGACCTGCGCATACGCATCGAAAACATTCTGCTCGGATACACCGCTGACAATAAAGCTTTCACGGTAAAAGACCTTGGCGTTGCTGGAGCGATCGTCGCTTTGCTTAAAGATGCCATTGATCCTAACCTGGTACAAACGACCGAAAACACTCCTGCTTTCGTTCACGGAGGGCCTTTTGCCAATATCGCTCACGGCTGCAACTCTGTTTTGGCAACTAAGCTGGCCATGACTTTCGGTGAATATGCTGTTACTGAAGCGGGTTTTGGTGCTGATTTAGGTGCTGAAAAATTCTTCAACATCAAATGTAAGCATGCTGGCATAGCCCCAAAAGCAACTGTGATTGTTGCCACTTGCCCTGCTTTGAAAATGCACGGCGGCATTGCTGAAGATGCCCTGAAAGAAGAAAACCTCTCGGGCGTTGAAGCTGGCCTGAAAAACCTGGCCAAGCATGTCGAGAATATGCAAAATTTCGGGCAGCCAGTAGTCATTGCCATGAACCGATTCCCTTGGGATACGGAGGCAGAATTGGCCATTGTGGAGCAGTGGGCAAAAGCTCAGGGCGTACGCTTTGCACTCATGACCGCCTTTAATGATGGCGGCGAAGGAGGCCTTGAATTGGCGAAAGAAGTTGTTGCGGCTGTTGAAGAAAATCAGGCGACCCTGAAATTCAGCTATGGTGAAAACGATGCTGTGGTTACTAAATTGGAAAATATTGTCAAGAATATTTACGGTGGAACGGGTGTTGTTCTTGAGGGACGCGCACCACTGATGCTTCGCCGCATAAAAAGACTGGGCTTGGAACACTTGCCCGTTTGTATGGCCAAAACACAATATTCTTTCAGCGACAACGCTAAAGCTTATGGTGTCGCAAAAGATTTTAAAATCACCATTGACGACCTGATCATTAATACTGGTGCTGGATTTATTGTTGCCAAAGCAGGTGCGATCATGCGTATGCCTGGTCTGCCAAAAATTCCTGCAGCCAATAATATCGATGTCATTGACGGTCAAATCGAAGGCCTTTCATAA
- the tsaE gene encoding tRNA (adenosine(37)-N6)-threonylcarbamoyltransferase complex ATPase subunit type 1 TsaE, producing MEKELIIETKGLKDLAAAAEKLMAFGSDYNVWLMNGDMGAGKTTLTIALCKALGVVDDPTSPTYSLVNEYRTEDGLPVYHFDFYRIHDEAEAEEIGAEEYFYSEGYCFIEWSSLIPSLIPDRHLLVDIDVINETNRLIKVTRNG from the coding sequence TTGGAGAAAGAACTGATTATTGAAACGAAAGGCCTGAAGGATTTAGCCGCAGCCGCAGAGAAGCTGATGGCCTTTGGTTCTGATTATAATGTTTGGTTGATGAACGGGGACATGGGAGCAGGAAAAACAACCCTGACGATCGCACTGTGCAAAGCGCTTGGTGTGGTGGATGATCCCACAAGCCCAACCTATTCGCTGGTAAATGAATACCGTACCGAAGATGGCTTGCCTGTTTATCATTTCGATTTTTACCGCATTCATGACGAGGCGGAAGCAGAAGAGATTGGTGCCGAGGAGTACTTTTATTCCGAAGGTTACTGTTTTATTGAGTGGTCTTCACTCATCCCTTCCCTGATTCCCGACCGCCATCTGCTGGTAGATATTGATGTTATTAACGAAACTAATCGCTTAATTAAAGTCACCAGAAATGGCTAA
- a CDS encoding alanine dehydrogenase, whose amino-acid sequence MAKNTPFGFSKLAQESLLTQEKPAKIGRQHQAMTIGMPVERSMQENRVALTPDSVGVLVNNGHEVLIETGAGLSSNFDDKEYSERGAKIVYSAEQAFECPIVLKVEPATIQELELMKPHSSLISAIHLGTMSREFLDKVKEKRLTTLGFELLEDKSGGMPVVRAMSEIAGMNALFIASEYLSSVRKGRGVLLGGITGVAPSNVIILGAGTVAEYAARVAFALGANVQIFDNHLYKLRRLKAALAHNVATSTIETETLRSALKQADVVIGAIRPEKGRNRYYVSEEMVASMRPNSVIVDITVDQGGCFETSRPTTHESPIFRKYDVIHYCVPNVPSRVGRTATTALSNIFTPILLKTGDHGGVEAMMFKEDWFLKAVYNYKGCLCNAAIGNKFQMEFKDLKLFAPPSLE is encoded by the coding sequence ATGGCTAAAAACACTCCTTTTGGATTTTCGAAATTGGCGCAGGAATCCCTCCTGACGCAAGAAAAGCCTGCCAAGATCGGTCGCCAGCACCAGGCCATGACCATCGGTATGCCCGTGGAACGCTCCATGCAGGAAAACCGTGTGGCACTGACCCCCGACTCTGTGGGAGTGCTTGTGAACAACGGGCACGAGGTTTTGATTGAAACGGGTGCGGGGCTCTCTTCCAATTTCGATGATAAGGAGTATTCTGAACGCGGAGCGAAAATTGTCTATTCCGCAGAACAGGCTTTTGAGTGCCCGATTGTGCTGAAGGTTGAACCCGCTACTATTCAGGAGCTGGAGTTAATGAAGCCGCACAGTTCGCTGATTTCTGCCATTCACCTCGGGACCATGTCACGGGAATTCCTCGATAAGGTAAAAGAAAAGCGACTGACCACTTTGGGCTTTGAGCTCTTGGAAGATAAATCTGGTGGGATGCCTGTGGTACGTGCAATGTCGGAGATTGCGGGCATGAATGCCCTGTTTATTGCATCGGAGTATTTGAGCAGTGTCCGTAAAGGGCGCGGTGTTTTGCTTGGTGGTATTACAGGTGTAGCCCCTTCCAATGTCATTATTCTTGGTGCTGGAACTGTGGCGGAATATGCCGCACGCGTTGCTTTTGCGCTGGGAGCCAATGTACAGATTTTCGATAACCATCTTTATAAGCTTCGACGCCTGAAAGCGGCTTTGGCTCATAATGTAGCCACAAGCACGATTGAAACAGAAACCCTGCGGTCGGCACTGAAGCAAGCCGATGTGGTGATTGGGGCCATACGACCAGAGAAAGGCCGCAATCGCTATTATGTGTCGGAGGAAATGGTGGCGAGTATGCGTCCCAATTCCGTGATTGTGGATATTACGGTAGACCAGGGAGGCTGTTTTGAGACTTCCCGCCCGACGACTCACGAATCACCGATTTTCAGGAAATACGATGTAATTCATTATTGCGTGCCCAATGTTCCTTCCCGTGTGGGGCGAACAGCAACTACGGCGCTGAGTAATATTTTCACCCCGATTTTGCTTAAAACGGGAGATCACGGTGGTGTGGAAGCGATGATGTTCAAAGAAGACTGGTTCCTGAAAGCGGTTTATAATTATAAAGGCTGTCTTTGCAATGCTGCGATTGGGAATAAATTTCAGATGGAATTTAAAGATCTGAAACTCTTTGCACCCCCTTCGTTGGAATAA
- a CDS encoding DNA topoisomerase 3 yields MIVCIAEKPSVGREIAEVLGAKERHDGYYQGNGYQITWTFGHFCTLKEPHDYAPHLKSWGLSTLPILPKSFGIKVMGDAGVKKQFKTIEKLIQGATEVVNCGDAGQEGELIQRWVLLKAKCKVPVKRLWISSLTKEAIVDGFKNLKDGKDFDRLYAAGSARAIGDWLLGINATRLYTLKYSGGKGVLSIGRVQTPTLALIVERYLEIENFKPSPYWELKTRYREVNFSAAKGRFLQKEKAQVAMEAIKQEAFTIKNYSKKEGKETPPRLFDLTALQVECNKKFGFSADQTLKLIQQLYERKLVTYPRVDTTYLPNDMYPKIAGILGSMKAYEALTAPLRGKPIRKSKKVFDDKKVTDHHAIIPTHVTASGMNQQETMVYQTIALRFIAAFYPDCIVSKTAVLGEAAKVEFKANGKQIIKMGWRDVYALSNQKVEEEQKKGEEENQMMPAFEVGESGPHQPTLQEKETKPPKQYSEATLLRAMETAGKLIKEEEVSEEEDIEAEDLRNALKENGIGRPSTRAAIIETLFRRKYIQKQKKNLIPTQTGIQLIQTIKNDLLKSVELTGQWEYKLRQIEKGTFNPADFREEMQQMLIQLVHEVKNDYSGHISIQDAKSQKTKPAATTKSAEKTIEGMTCPKCTKGKLLKGKTAYGCENVRHQQCNLILPFEFMGKKITDAQWYRLLEKNDSGMIKGFQKDGQKVSGKLSFTPDFKLQLQEKAEDTLKCPICNANTIKGKTAYGCEQYKTCGFKIPFENYGKKLTSAQFKAIVSKGKTNLIKGFKTGNGTLFNAYLSFDEKGQIKFLPEKTAGKPK; encoded by the coding sequence ATGATTGTTTGTATTGCCGAAAAACCCTCCGTAGGACGAGAAATTGCCGAGGTCCTTGGTGCCAAAGAAAGACACGATGGCTACTACCAAGGCAATGGCTATCAGATTACATGGACATTTGGGCACTTCTGCACCCTGAAAGAACCGCACGATTACGCGCCCCATCTCAAAAGCTGGGGGCTCAGCACCTTACCGATCCTCCCCAAGAGCTTCGGCATAAAAGTGATGGGCGATGCAGGTGTAAAAAAGCAGTTCAAGACCATTGAAAAACTCATTCAGGGCGCGACGGAAGTGGTAAACTGTGGTGATGCAGGACAGGAAGGGGAACTGATTCAGCGCTGGGTATTGCTCAAGGCAAAATGTAAGGTGCCCGTCAAACGATTATGGATTTCCTCCCTGACCAAAGAGGCTATTGTCGATGGTTTCAAAAACCTTAAAGACGGCAAGGACTTCGATCGCCTTTATGCTGCTGGAAGCGCTCGCGCTATCGGCGACTGGCTACTCGGCATTAATGCCACAAGACTTTACACCCTCAAATACAGCGGGGGCAAAGGCGTGCTTTCCATCGGAAGGGTGCAAACCCCTACCCTTGCCCTGATTGTTGAGCGGTACCTGGAAATTGAAAACTTCAAACCGTCGCCGTACTGGGAGCTTAAAACCCGATATCGTGAGGTGAATTTTTCGGCGGCCAAAGGGCGATTTCTGCAAAAAGAAAAAGCACAGGTGGCCATGGAAGCCATTAAGCAGGAGGCTTTCACCATCAAGAATTACAGCAAGAAAGAAGGCAAGGAAACGCCTCCACGCCTTTTTGACCTGACCGCATTGCAGGTGGAATGCAACAAGAAATTTGGCTTCTCGGCGGATCAGACCCTGAAACTTATTCAGCAACTTTACGAGCGAAAACTGGTCACCTACCCACGTGTAGATACCACCTACCTGCCCAATGACATGTACCCAAAAATTGCGGGTATCCTCGGCTCCATGAAGGCTTATGAGGCACTCACTGCCCCACTGCGAGGAAAGCCGATCCGTAAATCGAAAAAGGTTTTTGATGACAAAAAAGTGACCGATCACCATGCCATTATTCCAACCCACGTGACGGCATCGGGCATGAATCAGCAAGAAACGATGGTATATCAGACCATCGCCTTACGATTTATTGCGGCCTTTTACCCTGATTGTATCGTATCGAAAACGGCTGTTTTAGGCGAGGCAGCCAAGGTGGAATTCAAGGCCAACGGTAAGCAGATCATTAAGATGGGCTGGCGCGATGTATATGCTCTGAGTAACCAGAAGGTGGAGGAAGAGCAGAAAAAAGGGGAAGAAGAAAACCAGATGATGCCCGCTTTTGAAGTCGGGGAAAGTGGCCCACACCAGCCTACACTTCAGGAGAAGGAAACCAAACCACCCAAGCAGTATTCCGAAGCCACCTTGCTCCGTGCCATGGAAACCGCGGGTAAGCTGATTAAAGAAGAGGAGGTTAGCGAGGAGGAAGATATTGAGGCTGAAGATCTGAGAAATGCCCTGAAGGAAAATGGTATTGGCAGACCCTCCACAAGGGCGGCAATTATCGAAACCCTTTTCCGCAGAAAATACATTCAGAAACAAAAGAAAAACCTGATTCCCACACAAACGGGCATTCAGCTGATTCAAACGATCAAAAACGACCTGCTGAAATCCGTCGAGCTCACGGGGCAGTGGGAGTACAAACTTCGGCAGATTGAAAAAGGCACTTTTAACCCTGCTGATTTTCGCGAGGAAATGCAACAAATGCTGATTCAGCTGGTGCATGAAGTAAAAAATGATTACAGCGGACACATCAGTATTCAGGATGCCAAAAGCCAGAAAACGAAGCCTGCGGCCACCACAAAATCCGCCGAAAAAACCATCGAAGGCATGACCTGCCCGAAATGTACCAAAGGCAAACTATTGAAAGGAAAAACAGCCTATGGCTGCGAAAATGTTCGTCATCAACAATGCAACCTTATTTTGCCATTTGAATTTATGGGCAAAAAAATTACCGATGCCCAATGGTACAGGCTGCTCGAAAAAAATGACAGTGGCATGATCAAAGGTTTTCAGAAAGATGGTCAAAAAGTCAGTGGAAAGCTGTCCTTCACGCCCGACTTCAAATTGCAATTGCAGGAAAAAGCTGAAGACACCCTCAAATGCCCGATCTGTAACGCCAATACGATCAAAGGAAAAACGGCTTACGGCTGCGAACAATATAAAACCTGCGGATTTAAAATCCCTTTTGAAAACTATGGCAAAAAACTGACTTCCGCCCAATTTAAAGCGATCGTCAGCAAAGGAAAAACCAACCTGATCAAGGGGTTCAAGACAGGAAACGGAACCCTATTCAATGCATACCTCAGCTTTGATGAAAAAGGGCAAATTAAATTTTTACCAGAAAAGACCGCAGGAAAGCCCAAGTAA
- a CDS encoding acyl-CoA thioesterase has translation MKFRSRKLVQPSDLNSHLTLFGGQLLAWIDVEAYIYARCQLGSARLVTKYMSEINFTASAQQGDIVEIGCQVIAFGTTSVTLRAVARRKEDHQPIITIDKMVFVNIDENGEAAPHGVTEATEDI, from the coding sequence ATGAAGTTTAGAAGTAGAAAACTCGTACAGCCAAGTGATTTGAATTCACACCTGACCCTTTTTGGTGGGCAGTTGTTGGCTTGGATTGACGTCGAAGCTTATATTTATGCGCGTTGTCAGCTGGGATCAGCCCGCCTGGTAACCAAATACATGTCTGAAATTAATTTCACCGCTTCAGCCCAACAGGGCGATATCGTTGAGATTGGTTGCCAGGTGATTGCTTTTGGAACAACTTCGGTAACTTTACGCGCGGTGGCCCGACGCAAGGAAGATCACCAACCGATTATTACGATCGATAAAATGGTGTTTGTTAATATTGATGAAAACGGAGAGGCTGCACCGCATGGCGTGACGGAAGCAACGGAAGATATTTGA
- a CDS encoding BamA/TamA family outer membrane protein, protein MQKCLLVILSLMIYMETTAQKKAVSDSTTYKKHSMLALPVVYYSPETKFAFGALAYNLFKPHPLDSLAQTSYVRTAFIYTLNNQYLLEVDNQIFFRDDRRRMKNYFLLRSYPDSFYGIGQDIVPEEDRDLIKFFDLTFRSSYLFQLFDNMYLGARYQYYDAMDIEKPEENLLDTNDHLGKDGYRTSGLGIAFQWDTRNNILNASSGYFIELESEHNFKAIGSTYRYDWMRLDMRYYKRVNKSGVVATQFRGDFTSGDVPFESLAKLGDSRIMRGYFKGKYRDKVVMATQVEYRQHVWRRFGLVGFVGAGNIAPALDQFSTDQLKYNYGGGVRFMVKKKEELNIRIDYGIGNDDNSGFYVEISEAF, encoded by the coding sequence ATGCAAAAATGTTTACTCGTGATCCTCTCCCTGATGATCTATATGGAAACTACTGCCCAAAAAAAGGCCGTTTCCGACAGTACCACCTATAAAAAGCACAGCATGCTGGCTTTACCCGTGGTGTACTATTCCCCTGAAACAAAGTTCGCTTTCGGGGCACTTGCCTACAACCTGTTCAAGCCTCACCCGCTGGATTCCCTTGCGCAAACTTCTTACGTCCGCACGGCCTTCATCTACACCTTGAACAATCAGTATTTGCTGGAGGTGGACAATCAGATTTTCTTTCGCGACGATCGCCGACGAATGAAGAATTACTTCCTGCTGAGAAGTTATCCCGACTCTTTTTATGGGATTGGGCAGGATATTGTTCCGGAGGAGGACAGGGATTTGATCAAGTTCTTTGACCTGACCTTTCGGTCTTCTTACCTCTTTCAATTGTTCGATAATATGTACCTCGGGGCGAGGTATCAGTATTATGATGCCATGGATATTGAGAAGCCTGAGGAAAACCTGCTCGACACCAACGATCACCTTGGCAAGGATGGTTACCGAACTTCGGGCCTGGGTATTGCCTTTCAGTGGGACACCCGAAACAACATTCTCAATGCTTCTTCGGGGTATTTTATTGAACTGGAATCCGAGCATAATTTTAAAGCCATCGGCAGTACTTATCGCTATGACTGGATGCGCCTGGACATGAGATATTACAAAAGGGTCAATAAATCGGGGGTGGTAGCGACACAGTTTCGTGGAGATTTCACCTCGGGGGATGTGCCCTTTGAGAGTCTGGCGAAGTTAGGGGACTCCCGTATTATGCGAGGGTATTTCAAAGGAAAGTACCGTGATAAAGTAGTAATGGCCACCCAAGTAGAATACCGCCAGCATGTATGGAGGCGCTTTGGACTCGTGGGCTTTGTGGGCGCAGGAAATATTGCCCCTGCACTTGATCAATTTTCCACCGATCAGCTCAAATACAATTACGGCGGCGGAGTTCGCTTTATGGTCAAGAAAAAAGAGGAGCTTAATATCAGGATTGATTATGGTATTGGCAACGATGACAACTCGGGCTTCTATGTGGAAATATCAGAAGCATTTTAA
- the ruvX gene encoding Holliday junction resolvase RuvX, with protein MGRIMAIDYGTKRVGIAVTDPMQIIASPLDTVHSKDIVDFIVNYAKTEELDCVVVGWPTKLDSSDTNNTQNVQAFVNRLKKMISLPIHLEDERFTSKIAMQAMISAGSKKKDRAKKGNIDKVSAAVILQSYMERTKGF; from the coding sequence ATGGGTAGAATCATGGCCATAGATTATGGGACAAAACGTGTCGGTATTGCCGTAACGGATCCTATGCAAATTATTGCGAGTCCGCTGGATACGGTGCATTCCAAGGATATCGTAGACTTCATTGTAAACTATGCCAAAACGGAAGAGCTTGACTGTGTGGTGGTCGGCTGGCCTACCAAGCTCGATAGCAGCGATACCAACAATACACAAAATGTTCAGGCGTTTGTCAATCGGTTAAAGAAAATGATCAGCCTGCCCATTCATCTGGAGGACGAAAGGTTCACCTCCAAGATTGCGATGCAAGCGATGATCAGTGCGGGATCGAAAAAGAAAGACCGCGCCAAAAAAGGCAATATTGATAAGGTTAGCGCTGCCGTGATTCTTCAGTCTTATATGGAGCGAACAAAGGGGTTTTAG
- a CDS encoding bifunctional response regulator/alkaline phosphatase family protein, with the protein MQRYKILWADDEIEFLKPHILFLEKKGYEVTAVNSGADAVEQVNEDHFDVVFLDEMMPGMTGLETLDQIKNIRPSLPVVMITKSEEEDVMEQAIGSKIADYLIKPVNPNQILMAVKKITDNKRLVSEKTNQSYQQDFRNISMAFMDDMNHEEWADIYKKLTYWELEIESSDDSSMSEVLDMQKSDANNKFSKFVIDNYEDWLNDPDCERPVLANDLMRKKVFPVVAQGKPTFMLLIDNLRWDQWCFLEPIFSEYFKIETRETFYSILPTTTAYARNAIFSGMMPLEMSKHYPHLWVGDETDEGKNNHEHEFLEEQLKRMRLDYKWSYHKIKQVAQGKQLADNLRNLMSNDLNVIVYNFVDLLSHARTEMEVIRELAPDESAYRSLTKSWFEHSPLFDIVQRLSNLDANVVLTTDHGTVRVKRPYKIIGDRNTNTNLRYKAGKNLSFNDSSVLVSRNPEDLHLPKQNVSTAYVFATEDSFFAYPNNYNYYVKYYKDTFQHGGISMEEMICPFISMVPKSK; encoded by the coding sequence ATGCAAAGGTATAAGATATTGTGGGCAGACGATGAGATCGAATTTCTCAAACCACACATTTTATTTTTAGAAAAAAAAGGCTACGAAGTAACCGCTGTAAATAGTGGGGCTGATGCCGTAGAGCAGGTAAATGAGGATCATTTTGACGTGGTTTTCCTGGATGAGATGATGCCAGGAATGACGGGTCTTGAAACATTGGATCAGATAAAAAACATTCGCCCCAGCCTCCCTGTGGTGATGATTACCAAAAGTGAGGAGGAGGATGTGATGGAGCAGGCCATTGGCAGTAAAATCGCCGATTACCTGATTAAGCCGGTAAATCCTAACCAGATTTTGATGGCAGTGAAGAAAATCACGGACAATAAGCGGTTGGTCTCTGAAAAAACCAACCAAAGCTATCAGCAGGATTTCAGAAATATCTCGATGGCCTTCATGGATGATATGAACCATGAGGAATGGGCCGATATCTATAAAAAGTTAACCTATTGGGAACTTGAAATTGAAAGCTCTGACGACAGCAGTATGTCGGAGGTGCTGGACATGCAAAAAAGCGATGCCAACAACAAGTTCTCGAAATTTGTGATCGACAACTATGAAGACTGGCTGAATGATCCCGACTGTGAGCGTCCGGTGTTGGCCAATGATCTGATGCGCAAGAAGGTGTTCCCAGTGGTCGCTCAGGGCAAGCCAACTTTTATGTTGCTGATTGATAATTTGCGCTGGGATCAGTGGTGTTTCCTGGAACCAATCTTCAGTGAGTATTTCAAGATTGAAACCCGCGAGACTTTCTATTCTATTTTACCGACCACCACGGCTTATGCACGGAATGCCATTTTCTCGGGAATGATGCCGCTGGAAATGAGTAAGCATTATCCACATTTGTGGGTTGGCGATGAAACCGATGAAGGGAAGAACAATCATGAGCACGAGTTTCTTGAAGAACAGCTTAAACGGATGCGCCTGGATTACAAATGGTCCTATCACAAGATCAAGCAGGTGGCACAAGGCAAGCAGCTGGCCGATAACCTCCGCAACCTGATGAGCAACGACCTGAACGTTATTGTTTACAATTTTGTGGATCTGTTGTCGCATGCACGTACCGAGATGGAGGTGATTCGTGAGTTGGCCCCAGATGAGTCTGCGTATCGTTCCCTGACAAAATCGTGGTTTGAGCACTCGCCTTTGTTTGATATCGTTCAGCGATTGTCGAACCTGGATGCGAACGTCGTACTGACGACCGACCACGGAACTGTTCGGGTAAAACGTCCTTATAAAATTATTGGGGACCGAAACACCAACACCAATTTGCGCTATAAGGCGGGGAAAAATCTCAGCTTTAACGATTCCTCTGTATTGGTCAGCAGAAATCCAGAAGATTTACACCTGCCAAAGCAGAATGTTTCTACGGCTTATGTGTTCGCTACCGAAGACAGCTTCTTCGCTTACCCGAATAACTACAACTACTATGTGAAGTATTATAAAGATACTTTCCAGCATGGTGGTATATCAATGGAAGAAATGATTTGCCCATTTATTTCAATGGTGCCAAAATCAAAATAA
- a CDS encoding trimeric intracellular cation channel family protein — translation MRDELIYVLDLIGTLAFAISGIQTAADKRMDVFGAMMIGFITALGGGTVRDMLLGQQPVSWFHDLNYLLVVILAVGIVFAFAKHVRRLKQTLFLFDTIGIGVFTLIGVEKSLSLGISAPYAVIMGMVTSVVGGATRDVLCNDIPLILQKEVYATACLLGGGTYVFLNMMGVGLVVNSFVTMSTVIVIRLLSIKYHISLPRMRR, via the coding sequence ATGCGGGACGAGCTGATTTATGTACTTGACCTGATCGGGACCCTGGCTTTTGCCATTTCGGGCATTCAGACTGCCGCCGATAAGCGGATGGATGTTTTCGGGGCCATGATGATCGGTTTTATTACTGCGCTGGGAGGCGGAACAGTGCGCGATATGCTTTTGGGGCAACAGCCAGTGAGTTGGTTTCATGACCTGAACTACCTGCTGGTGGTGATTTTGGCTGTGGGGATCGTCTTTGCTTTTGCGAAACATGTACGGCGACTGAAACAGACCCTTTTTTTGTTTGATACTATCGGTATCGGTGTTTTTACCCTGATCGGTGTAGAGAAAAGCCTTTCATTGGGGATCAGTGCACCTTATGCGGTGATCATGGGGATGGTTACTTCAGTAGTTGGGGGCGCCACGCGTGATGTCCTTTGCAATGATATTCCGCTGATCCTGCAAAAAGAGGTTTATGCCACCGCCTGCCTGCTTGGTGGCGGGACGTATGTGTTTTTAAATATGATGGGTGTTGGCTTGGTGGTGAATAGTTTCGTGACCATGAGCACCGTGATTGTGATCCGCTTACTTTCCATCAAATACCATATATCGTTACCCCGAATGCGGCGGTAG